The proteins below come from a single Mya arenaria isolate MELC-2E11 chromosome 8, ASM2691426v1 genomic window:
- the LOC128243364 gene encoding mRNA (2'-O-methyladenosine-N(6)-)-methyltransferase-like, with product MADIQPAPLIDKPLDQKSMALTGVDQTGDKIQTLGTNGNSGTIPNAEFQQPRPLQHQGSSGSLGSPGPLTSDDLSEELLQMGWRKYWSKRENMPYYFNKITNESLWETPQIVHDNMSDPLGIASDRPNPLLGDKRLSRPSVEIPQPNLQKRRHSGDVIGSPTAKRPAFSYSPFWNFEVPTNVVVYERAPSILPPPNPEIEQLRAQLLLKLRQHYQELCQTREGIDAPTESFNRWLLERKVVDMGNDPMLPTACSNEVSQAMYREIMNDIPVKLVKPKYSGDARKQLLRYAETAKKMIESRGGTPEGRKVVKWNVEDTFTWLRKQNAVYEDYLERLGHLKRQCQPHVTEAAKTSVEGICIKMYNMACDTARKIHERHWEILKECNIREIPQPPEPVHQRKVFCYPVQMAVPAPRLPHVVEMTQENEQHVLKFRGETIKINSSHFYKLEQLYKISCRDDPRFDHYLQRVWSLLRRYHTLFGQHTNEGLSLQGALPLSVFECLQRVFGVTFECFASPLNCYFRQYCSAFLDTDGYFGSRGPILNFHPVSGSFEANPPFCEELMEAMVDHFEGLLEESKEPLSFIVFIPEWRDPPTEALIRLESSRFKRKQIILPPYEHEYRHGFQHICPKDDTNFKAMHGTLVVFLQNELGFQKWGPSTERVKELLIAAKPKESL from the exons ATGGCAGATATTCAACCAGCACCTTTGATTGATAAGCCACTGGACCAGAAGAGCATGGCCCTGACGGGTGTGGATCAGACGGGTGATAAAATACAGACATTAGGCACAAATGGCAACTCTGGGACTATACCAAATGCTGAATTTCAGCAACCTAGGCCGCTCCAGCATCAGGGATCTTCAG gTTCTCTTGGGTCCCCAGGTCCTCTAACTTCAGACGATCTGTCGGAAGAGCTGTTGCAGATGGGTTGGAGAAAGTACTGGAGTAAACGGGAGAACATGCCTTACTACTTCAACAAGATCACGAACGAGTCGCTGTGGGAGACGCCTCAGATAGTGCAT GACAATATGTCAGACCCTCTGGGCATTGCCTCAGATCGCCCCAACCCTCTTCTTGGTGACAAACGCCTGTCACGCCCTAGTGTCGAAATTCCTCAGCCTAACTTGCAGAAACGACGCCACAGTGGTGATGTCATCGGCAGCCCTACTGCAAAGAGACCTGCATTCTCTTACAG CCCATTCTGGAACTTTGAAGTACCCACTAATGTAGTGGTTTACGAGCGAGCTCCGAGCATTTTACCTCCACCCAACCCTGAAATAGAACAGCTGCGAGCTCAGCTCCTGTTGAAATTGCGACAACATTATCAGGAACTATGTCAAACCAGAGAAG GTATTGATGCGCCAACAGAATCATTCAACCGATGGTTACTGGAGCGAAAAGTTGTGGATATGGGAAACGACCCGATGTTGCCGACTGCGTGTTCAAATGAGGTGTCCCAGGCTATGTATCGGGAAATCATGAATGATATACCAGTCAAACTAGTCAAGCCAAAATATTCAGGGGACGCGAGAAAGCAATTGTTACGATACGCTGAGACTGCAAAGAAAATGATTGAATCAAG GGGTGGCACACCAGAGGGTCGTAAGGTTGTGAAATGGAATGTTGAAGACACATTTACCTGGCTGCGGAAACAAAATGCCGTCTATGAAGACTACTTG GAGCGGTTAGGTCACTTGAAGCGCCAATGTCAGCCCCATGTGACGGAGGCCGCAAAAACCTCAGTGGAGGGGATATGTATTAAGATGTACAATATGGCGTGTGACACAGCTCGGAAAATACATGAGAGGCATTGGGAAATACTGAAGGAGTGCAATATTAGAG AGATCCCACAGCCTCCTGAGCCAGTCCACCAGAGAAAGGTGTTTTGTTACCCCGTTCAGATGGCCGTCCCCGCCCCCAGGCTTCCTCATGTAGTGGAGATGACTCAGGAAAATGAGCAACATGTGCTCAAATTCCGTGGAGAAACCATTAAAATCAACAGTTCACATTTCTACAAACTA gaaCAACTTTATAAGATCTCATGTCGGGATGACCCTAGATTTGACCACTACTTACAAAGAGTCTGGAGTTTGTTACGGCGATATCAT acatTATTTGGTCAACATACGAATGAAGGGCTAAGTCTACAAGGAGCCCTCCCTCTGTCAGTGTTTGAATGCCTGCAGCGTGTGTTCGGAGTGACGTTTGAATGCTTTGCTTCACCCCTCAACTGCTACTTCCGACAGTATTGCTCAGCGTTTCTGGACACTGATGGGTACTTTGGATCAAGAGG GCCAATACTCAACTTCCATCCAGTGAGCGGATCATTTGAAGCAAATCCTCCATTCTGTGAAGAGTTGATGGAAGCCATGGTTGACCATTTTGAG GGATTACTAGAGGAATCCAAGGAGCCCTTGTCGTTTATTGTGTTCATCCCGGAATGGCGAGACCCGCCCACTGAAGCCCTCATCCGTCTCGAGTCGTCACGGTTCAAACGGAAACAAATCATTCTTCCCCCGTATGAACACGAATACAGGCATGGGTTCCAGCATATTTGTCCAAA AGACGACACAAATTTCAAGGCCATGCATGGAACATTAGTGGTGTTTCTCCAAAATGAACTTGGCTTTCAAAAATGGGGCCCATCAACGGAGAGAGTGAAAGAACTTCTTATTGCCGCAAAGCCGAAGGAGTCTTTGTAA
- the LOC128243498 gene encoding eukaryotic translation initiation factor 2 subunit 2-like isoform X2, protein MAEEEMMPFDLSLKKKKKKKKTGFDPDAADPVEVPVEAPTEEPANEENTESEQTQDKAMDDDLSLEFGGLKKKKKKKVKEFDMAEVKESLPTEEIDESAQDGGAVLDFSADADMSSFGKKKKKKKVVDLDQIQDTVDDSFIAVDSTKKGSAWVGSDRDYSYDELLLRVFDIIREKNPEMATGEKKKIVMRPPQVLRAGAKRTSFANFAEISRMLHRQSKHVLAFLLAELGTSGSVDGNNQLIIRGRFNQKQIENVLRRYIKEYVTCHTCKSPDTLLQKEERLFFLQCETCGSRCSVASIKSGFQAVTGRRAAMRANAPQK, encoded by the exons ATGGCTGAGGAAGAAATG ATGCCATTTGACCTGTCtctgaagaaaaagaagaagaaaaagaagaccGGATTTGATCCTGATGCAGCAGATCCAGTGGAAGTCCCTGTGGAGGCCCCGACTGAGGAGCCAGCTAACGAGGAAAACACAGAATCAGAACAGACCCAGGATAAAGCAATGGATGATG ATCTGTCATTAGAGTTTGGTggtttaaagaaaaagaaaaagaaaaaagtgaaaGAATTTGACATGGCTGAAGTTAAAGAATCTTTACCA ACAGAAGAAATTGACGAATCCGCCCAGGATGGGGGCGCTGTTCTTGATTTCTCGGCAGACGCGGACATGTCATCATTCgggaagaaaaagaaaaagaagaaggtCGTCGATTTGGACCAGATACAGGACACAGTCGACGACagtt TCATTGCTGTAGACAGTACCAAGAAAGGAAGTGCTTGGGTCGGCTCTGACAGAGATTATTCATATGATGAG cttTTGTTGCGAGTATTTGACATCATCCGGGAAAAGAACCCTGAAATGGCGACGGGCGAGAAGAAGAAGATTGTGATGCGGCCCCCACAGGTTCTTAGAGCCGGAGCTAAAAGGACGTCTTTTGCAAACTTTGCGGAAATTAGCAGAAT gttacacagacagtcaaaacACGTTTTAGCATTTTTGTTAGCTGAATTGGGTACCAG TGGCTCAGTGGATGGCAATAACCAGTTGATCATCAGGGGAAGATTTAACCAGaaacaaatagaaaatgttttaagaagaTATATTA AGGAATATGTGACATGTCACACTTGTAAGTCACCTGATACACTGCTACAGAAAGAGGAGCGATTATTTTTCCTTCAGTGCGAGACTTGTGGATCACGATGTTCTGTTGCAAGTATCAAGTCCGGTTTCCAGGCTGTTACTGGTCGCCGTGCTGCGATGCGAGCTAACGCACCTCAGAAGTGA
- the LOC128243498 gene encoding eukaryotic translation initiation factor 2 subunit 2-like isoform X1, giving the protein MAEEEMMPFDLSLKKKKKKKKTGFDPDAADPVEVPVEAPTEEPANEENTESEQTQDKAMDDDLSLEFGGLKKKKKKKVKEFDMAEVKESLPQTEEIDESAQDGGAVLDFSADADMSSFGKKKKKKKVVDLDQIQDTVDDSFIAVDSTKKGSAWVGSDRDYSYDELLLRVFDIIREKNPEMATGEKKKIVMRPPQVLRAGAKRTSFANFAEISRMLHRQSKHVLAFLLAELGTSGSVDGNNQLIIRGRFNQKQIENVLRRYIKEYVTCHTCKSPDTLLQKEERLFFLQCETCGSRCSVASIKSGFQAVTGRRAAMRANAPQK; this is encoded by the exons ATGGCTGAGGAAGAAATG ATGCCATTTGACCTGTCtctgaagaaaaagaagaagaaaaagaagaccGGATTTGATCCTGATGCAGCAGATCCAGTGGAAGTCCCTGTGGAGGCCCCGACTGAGGAGCCAGCTAACGAGGAAAACACAGAATCAGAACAGACCCAGGATAAAGCAATGGATGATG ATCTGTCATTAGAGTTTGGTggtttaaagaaaaagaaaaagaaaaaagtgaaaGAATTTGACATGGCTGAAGTTAAAGAATCTTTACCA CAGACAGAAGAAATTGACGAATCCGCCCAGGATGGGGGCGCTGTTCTTGATTTCTCGGCAGACGCGGACATGTCATCATTCgggaagaaaaagaaaaagaagaaggtCGTCGATTTGGACCAGATACAGGACACAGTCGACGACagtt TCATTGCTGTAGACAGTACCAAGAAAGGAAGTGCTTGGGTCGGCTCTGACAGAGATTATTCATATGATGAG cttTTGTTGCGAGTATTTGACATCATCCGGGAAAAGAACCCTGAAATGGCGACGGGCGAGAAGAAGAAGATTGTGATGCGGCCCCCACAGGTTCTTAGAGCCGGAGCTAAAAGGACGTCTTTTGCAAACTTTGCGGAAATTAGCAGAAT gttacacagacagtcaaaacACGTTTTAGCATTTTTGTTAGCTGAATTGGGTACCAG TGGCTCAGTGGATGGCAATAACCAGTTGATCATCAGGGGAAGATTTAACCAGaaacaaatagaaaatgttttaagaagaTATATTA AGGAATATGTGACATGTCACACTTGTAAGTCACCTGATACACTGCTACAGAAAGAGGAGCGATTATTTTTCCTTCAGTGCGAGACTTGTGGATCACGATGTTCTGTTGCAAGTATCAAGTCCGGTTTCCAGGCTGTTACTGGTCGCCGTGCTGCGATGCGAGCTAACGCACCTCAGAAGTGA